A genome region from Verrucomicrobiota bacterium includes the following:
- the secG gene encoding preprotein translocase subunit SecG — translation MSLFITLLTGVLVIDCIILTLLILMQLPKKEAGLGQAFGSGATDALFGAGSGNVLTHATTWAAGIFFALALLLTILGAHSNLNKKRTRDLEQGLANRPTKMVTPPAPAATPALQSTKSTNAIPLTVSTNK, via the coding sequence ATGTCACTGTTTATTACATTGTTGACGGGTGTGCTGGTGATTGACTGCATCATTTTGACGTTGTTGATCCTCATGCAACTTCCCAAGAAGGAAGCGGGTCTGGGGCAGGCGTTCGGCTCCGGCGCCACAGATGCGTTGTTTGGCGCCGGCAGCGGTAACGTGCTGACGCATGCGACCACGTGGGCGGCGGGCATTTTCTTTGCGCTTGCCCTGTTGCTCACCATCCTGGGTGCCCACTCCAACTTGAACAAGAAGCGCACGCGCGACTTGGAACAAGGTTTGGCGAACCGCCCGACCAAGATGGTCACGCCGCCCGCTCCCGCAGCCACTCCGGCGCTGCAATCCACCAAGTCCACCAACGCGATACCGCTCACTGTCAGTACCAACAAGTAA
- the tpiA gene encoding triose-phosphate isomerase produces the protein MDKTRKLIIAGNWKMNKTVAEALHLVNDLKRELSSVKEVDIVVCPPFTALSDVSKAILDSNLRLGAQNMSENGVGAFTGEIAAVMLKEFSVRYVILGHSERRQYQKESDALIAKKALAVHAASLKPIVCVGETLAEREGGLTNQVLETQVTGSLAGLSKQQMDETIVAYEPVWAIGTGKTATTAQAQETHAFIRSVLAKMYDDNTARKVRIQYGGSVKPNNARELMSQPDVDGALVGGAALEVRSFADIIKNSI, from the coding sequence ATGGATAAAACACGCAAACTCATTATCGCTGGCAACTGGAAAATGAACAAAACCGTTGCTGAAGCGTTGCACCTCGTCAATGATCTCAAGCGCGAACTCAGTTCGGTGAAGGAAGTGGACATCGTGGTCTGCCCGCCGTTCACCGCCTTGAGCGACGTTTCCAAAGCCATCCTGGATTCCAATCTCCGCCTGGGCGCTCAAAACATGAGCGAAAACGGCGTGGGTGCGTTCACCGGCGAAATCGCCGCCGTGATGCTCAAGGAATTCTCGGTGCGTTATGTCATTCTCGGCCATAGTGAACGCCGCCAGTACCAGAAGGAAAGCGACGCGCTGATCGCCAAGAAGGCGCTGGCGGTTCATGCCGCCTCGTTGAAGCCGATCGTCTGCGTTGGGGAAACCCTCGCGGAACGCGAAGGCGGCCTGACCAACCAGGTGCTTGAAACCCAGGTCACCGGCAGTCTCGCTGGCCTGAGCAAGCAGCAGATGGATGAAACCATCGTGGCCTACGAACCCGTGTGGGCGATTGGCACTGGCAAGACTGCCACGACCGCCCAAGCGCAGGAAACGCATGCGTTCATTCGCAGCGTGCTGGCCAAGATGTATGATGACAATACCGCCCGCAAAGTGCGTATTCAATATGGCGGCAGCGTGAAGCCCAACAATGCCCGCGAACTCATGAGCCAACCCGATGTGGATGGCGCGCTGGTCGGTGGCGCGGCCCTCGAGGTCCGGAGCTTTGCCGATATTATTAAAAATTCTATTTGA